In one window of Frigoriglobus tundricola DNA:
- a CDS encoding sensor histidine kinase has translation MLSGWRWQFVWPVVVATGCLVGLCTFVAVSLLHQQAAVHSALQGDLKVRRAAVELLECLKAILVLEQDQVKAVSALHNRAQNQLRILTSAADEPREQEEIARLAASFETYLKKWNALPSPATPGHDAAFRDARHVLEDEVLRHCQAVTGASGQRLDQATFEHERVLRQLAWGMAGVAVLGGVAGVVLGFGVAQGLSRSIRRLQVRVRDAAGKLDPNPPEIVLTGEGDFGDLHAQIDELAARIESVVQKLQQREREVLRAEQLAAVGQLAAGVGHEIRNPLTAIKMLVQAALADGVADALTLDDLRVMDEEIRRIEQSLQTFLDFARPPKVARHPVDLIGVVRAVTGLVRGRADRQRVAVTVDAPAAPVTLTADAGQLRQVLLNLCLNALDVMPTGGTLRIRVRAHAGGPVAVEVNDSGPGIGPSIMPRLFTPFVSSKDTGLGLGLVISKRIVEEHGGAIEAANRPGGGASFFLTLPRNEK, from the coding sequence ATGTTATCCGGCTGGCGGTGGCAGTTCGTGTGGCCGGTGGTGGTCGCGACCGGGTGCCTGGTCGGGCTCTGCACGTTCGTCGCCGTGTCCCTGCTCCACCAGCAGGCGGCCGTTCACAGCGCGCTCCAGGGCGACCTGAAGGTGCGCCGCGCGGCGGTGGAACTTCTGGAGTGCCTGAAAGCCATCCTGGTTCTGGAACAGGACCAGGTGAAGGCCGTTTCTGCGCTACACAACCGCGCCCAGAACCAGCTCCGGATCCTCACGAGCGCGGCCGACGAGCCCCGGGAGCAAGAGGAGATCGCCCGGCTCGCGGCCTCGTTTGAAACGTACTTGAAGAAATGGAACGCGCTGCCCTCGCCGGCCACGCCCGGCCACGACGCCGCGTTTCGCGACGCCCGCCACGTGCTAGAGGACGAGGTGCTGCGGCACTGCCAAGCGGTCACGGGCGCGAGCGGCCAGCGGCTCGACCAGGCGACGTTCGAACACGAGCGCGTGCTCCGGCAGCTCGCGTGGGGCATGGCCGGGGTCGCGGTCCTCGGCGGGGTGGCCGGGGTCGTACTCGGGTTCGGGGTCGCACAGGGGCTGAGCCGGTCCATCCGCCGGCTCCAGGTGCGGGTGCGCGACGCGGCCGGGAAACTGGACCCGAACCCGCCGGAGATCGTCCTCACTGGGGAGGGCGATTTCGGCGACCTGCACGCCCAGATCGACGAGCTCGCCGCGCGCATCGAGTCGGTCGTGCAGAAGCTCCAGCAGCGCGAGCGCGAGGTGCTGCGGGCCGAGCAGTTGGCCGCCGTCGGCCAACTGGCGGCCGGCGTGGGGCACGAGATCCGCAACCCGCTCACCGCGATCAAGATGCTCGTGCAGGCGGCCCTGGCCGACGGGGTCGCCGACGCCCTGACCCTCGACGACCTGCGGGTGATGGACGAGGAGATCCGGCGGATCGAGCAGTCGCTCCAGACGTTCCTCGACTTCGCCCGCCCGCCGAAGGTCGCCCGGCACCCGGTGGACCTGATCGGCGTGGTGCGGGCCGTGACCGGGTTGGTCCGCGGGCGGGCCGACCGGCAGCGCGTGGCCGTGACCGTGGACGCACCGGCCGCCCCGGTGACCCTCACCGCCGACGCCGGCCAACTGCGCCAGGTGCTCCTGAACCTGTGCCTGAACGCGCTGGACGTGATGCCCACCGGCGGCACGCTGCGGATCCGCGTGCGGGCGCACGCCGGCGGACCGGTCGCGGTGGAGGTGAACGACAGCGGACCGGGCATCGGCCCGAGCATCATGCCGCGGCTGTTCACCCCGTTCGTCAGCAGCAAGGACACCGGCCTCGGGTTGGGGCTGGTGATCTCGAAGCGGATCGTCGAAGAACACGGCGGGGCCATTGAGGCGGCCAACCGCCCCGGCGGCGGCGCCAGCTTCTTCCTGACGCTACCGAGAAATGAAAAATGA
- a CDS encoding superoxide dismutase, whose translation MPFTLPALPYAFDALEPHIDAKTMEIHSQKHHKAYVDNLNKALESAPDLANQDIVTLLRNIGSVPAGIKQAVINNGGGHHNHSFFWEIMGPSAGGEPTGAVATAITDAFGDFTALKTKVKENGLGQFGSGWSWVVYNPTTGKLEAVKKPNQDSPLMEGLVPVLGVDVWEHAYYLKYQNLRAAYIDAWWNVINWKAVEEKYAAAKAGK comes from the coding sequence ATGCCGTTCACCCTCCCCGCGCTCCCCTACGCGTTCGACGCGCTGGAACCGCACATCGACGCCAAGACGATGGAGATCCACAGCCAGAAGCACCACAAGGCGTACGTGGACAACCTGAACAAGGCGCTCGAGTCCGCCCCGGACCTCGCCAACCAGGACATCGTCACGCTGCTCCGCAACATCGGTAGCGTGCCGGCCGGGATCAAGCAGGCGGTGATCAACAACGGCGGCGGGCACCACAACCACTCCTTCTTCTGGGAGATCATGGGGCCGAGCGCCGGCGGCGAGCCGACCGGCGCCGTGGCGACCGCCATCACGGACGCCTTCGGCGACTTCACCGCCCTCAAAACGAAGGTGAAGGAGAACGGGCTGGGGCAGTTCGGCAGCGGCTGGAGCTGGGTGGTGTACAACCCGACGACCGGCAAGCTCGAAGCGGTCAAGAAGCCGAACCAGGACAGCCCGCTGATGGAGGGGCTCGTCCCGGTGCTGGGCGTGGACGTGTGGGAGCACGCGTACTACCTGAAGTACCAGAACCTGCGGGCCGCGTACATCGATGCGTGGTGGAACGTGATCAACTGGAAGGCGGTCGAAGAGAAGTACGCTGCCGCCAAGGCCGGCAAGTGA
- a CDS encoding peroxiredoxin, which translates to MLRFAAVAALAVSCTLVSSRAPVAADDTMLKVKEGDAFPNVALAAAQIDKVKKDAKTVSIADFKGKVVVVFFYPAALTKGCTKESCGFTDISKSFPEGVVVLGASADPVAKQQEFIDKEKLSMPLLADTDLKLIKELGILNPKGGKTPQRVTFVVDKDGKIAKIYDKVDANKHPKDVLEFVKTLK; encoded by the coding sequence ATGCTGCGTTTCGCTGCCGTTGCCGCCCTCGCGGTCTCGTGCACCTTGGTCTCGTCCCGCGCGCCCGTCGCCGCCGACGACACCATGTTGAAAGTGAAGGAGGGCGACGCGTTCCCCAACGTGGCGCTGGCCGCCGCCCAGATCGACAAGGTGAAGAAGGACGCGAAGACGGTCTCCATCGCCGACTTCAAGGGCAAGGTTGTCGTGGTCTTCTTTTACCCCGCCGCGCTAACGAAGGGCTGCACGAAGGAGTCGTGCGGATTCACAGATATCTCGAAGAGCTTCCCCGAGGGCGTCGTCGTCCTCGGGGCCAGTGCCGACCCCGTCGCGAAGCAACAGGAGTTCATCGACAAGGAGAAACTTTCGATGCCGCTTCTGGCCGATACCGATCTGAAGCTCATCAAGGAACTCGGTATCCTCAACCCCAAGGGCGGCAAGACGCCCCAGCGGGTCACGTTCGTGGTCGATAAGGACGGGAAGATCGCGAAGATCTACGACAAGGTGGACGCGAACAAGCACCCGAAGGACGTGCTGGAGTTCGTGAAGACACTGAAATGA
- a CDS encoding SulP family inorganic anion transporter, which produces MAATRPPTPNAPPPLAPGLLPNLRFDALSGFLVFLIAMPLCLGIAKASQYPPVAGIWTAVIGGVLATLISNSQLTIKGPAAGLIVVVASAVTELGEHALPALPEAEVASLRARGKTDDDIKTELTARQAAAGYPLALGAALTAGVLQILLGVCRAGTIGELVPLTPVHGMLAAIGITIMVKQLFPMLGMDGALATGTPMEIISNLPQALATINGTIAALGVTALALLIAFPYIKAAVPALKPVPAQVIVLAVAIPLALALAVKGPGLVSVPNILYSENPQAALGSAITFPKFDAIATGVGIQAVIMFCLIASIESMLSSQAIDMLDPWRRKTDQNRDLLATGVGNTVCAAVGALPMISEIVRSKANIDNGARTKYANLFHGLFLLAFVLLLPMVINSIPMAALGAMLVFVGFRLASPREFVHTYKIGAEQFLVFVTTIVVTLSTDLLIGVCSGIALKVVVHLINGAPLRSLWRPDVEVAHSEGDTVAVLKVRSAAIFANWLGLKGAITKHMSGRDGVVLDLSATRLVDHSTMEKLHQLELELAETGKKLTVTGLDRHTPMSAHPLAARRGHGAKVPQGADPVTAA; this is translated from the coding sequence GTGGCCGCCACACGTCCGCCCACGCCAAACGCCCCGCCCCCGCTCGCACCCGGTCTGCTTCCGAACCTCCGGTTCGACGCGCTGTCCGGGTTCCTGGTCTTCCTGATCGCCATGCCGCTGTGCCTGGGGATCGCCAAGGCCAGCCAGTACCCGCCCGTCGCGGGCATCTGGACGGCCGTGATCGGGGGCGTCCTCGCCACGCTCATTAGTAACTCGCAACTGACGATCAAGGGGCCGGCGGCCGGGCTGATCGTGGTGGTCGCGAGCGCGGTCACGGAACTCGGGGAACACGCCCTGCCCGCCCTGCCGGAGGCCGAGGTGGCGAGCCTCCGCGCGCGGGGCAAGACCGACGACGACATCAAGACCGAGTTGACGGCCCGGCAGGCGGCGGCCGGGTACCCGCTGGCCCTGGGGGCCGCGCTAACGGCCGGCGTGCTCCAGATCCTGTTGGGCGTGTGCCGGGCCGGGACGATCGGTGAGCTCGTGCCGCTCACCCCGGTCCACGGCATGTTGGCCGCGATCGGGATCACGATCATGGTCAAGCAGTTGTTCCCGATGCTCGGCATGGACGGCGCCCTGGCGACCGGCACGCCAATGGAAATCATCAGCAACCTGCCCCAGGCGCTCGCGACGATCAACGGGACGATCGCCGCCCTCGGTGTAACGGCGCTGGCGCTCCTGATCGCCTTCCCCTACATCAAGGCGGCGGTCCCGGCCCTCAAGCCGGTTCCCGCACAGGTCATCGTCCTGGCGGTCGCCATCCCACTTGCGTTGGCCCTGGCCGTCAAGGGGCCGGGGCTGGTGTCGGTTCCGAACATCCTGTACAGCGAGAACCCGCAGGCCGCCCTGGGGAGCGCGATCACGTTTCCGAAGTTCGACGCCATCGCCACCGGCGTCGGCATCCAGGCGGTGATCATGTTCTGCCTGATCGCGAGCATCGAGTCGATGCTCAGCTCGCAGGCGATCGACATGCTCGACCCGTGGCGGCGGAAGACCGACCAGAACCGCGACCTCCTGGCCACCGGGGTCGGCAACACGGTGTGCGCCGCGGTCGGCGCGCTGCCCATGATTTCCGAAATCGTCCGGAGCAAGGCGAACATCGACAACGGCGCGCGGACGAAGTACGCCAACCTGTTCCACGGCCTGTTCCTGCTCGCGTTCGTGCTGCTGCTGCCGATGGTCATCAACAGCATCCCGATGGCCGCCCTGGGGGCGATGCTGGTGTTCGTCGGCTTCCGGCTCGCGTCCCCGAGGGAGTTCGTCCACACGTACAAGATCGGCGCGGAGCAGTTCCTCGTGTTCGTGACCACGATCGTCGTCACCCTGAGTACCGACCTCCTGATCGGCGTCTGCTCCGGCATCGCTCTCAAAGTGGTCGTCCACCTGATCAACGGGGCGCCGCTGCGCAGTCTGTGGCGCCCGGACGTCGAGGTGGCGCACTCGGAGGGCGACACGGTCGCCGTGCTGAAGGTGCGGTCGGCGGCGATCTTCGCCAACTGGCTCGGGCTGAAAGGCGCGATCACGAAGCACATGAGCGGGCGCGACGGGGTGGTACTCGACCTGTCCGCGACCCGGCTCGTGGACCACAGCACGATGGAGAAGTTGCACCAACTCGAGCTCGAGCTCGCCGAGACCGGCAAGAAGCTGACCGTGACCGGCCTGGACCGCCACACGCCGATGTCCGCTCACCCGCTCGCGGCCCGCAGGGGCCACGGCGCGAAGGTGCCGCAGGGCGCCGACCCGGTGACGGCGGCGTGA
- a CDS encoding P-II family nitrogen regulator translates to MKLILAIIQPSKLDAVKEALNKVEVFRLTIVDVLGFGRQKGHTEVYRGHELTVNMLRKVQLQIAVNEDFVEPTVNAIMAAARTGPEGRIGDGKIFILPLEDCIRIRTGERGPEAI, encoded by the coding sequence ATGAAGCTCATCCTCGCCATCATCCAGCCGTCGAAGCTCGACGCCGTGAAAGAGGCGCTGAACAAGGTCGAAGTGTTCCGCCTGACCATTGTGGACGTGCTCGGGTTCGGCCGCCAGAAGGGGCACACGGAGGTGTACCGCGGGCACGAACTGACCGTGAACATGCTGCGCAAGGTGCAGTTGCAGATCGCGGTGAACGAGGACTTCGTGGAGCCGACCGTGAACGCAATCATGGCCGCCGCGCGCACCGGTCCGGAGGGCCGCATCGGCGACGGGAAGATTTTCATCCTGCCGCTGGAGGACTGCATCCGCATCCGCACGGGGGAGCGCGGCCCGGAAGCGATATGA
- a CDS encoding HNH endonuclease, with the protein MTPQVGHLYARRRSGKAEVIRVTAVADGWAEFHFLHGPARSMRAGTGRCKERNFAAAGWAPTDACADYSHLDGATRFATFRVLDTQGEPILRCSAKRAAFYLRKGYAREVAPKVLRFNDPQTEERLRLLYRGGFTEFFMEVKNDRCASCGATADLTRHHVVPKRHKKNVPQPWRSCLSNVLFVCGACHRRYEGAPEPDVPVTAEWRTYVRAWRDHFFAVLNPRFVPKGWDVVSVQNFDAVDAPDG; encoded by the coding sequence ATGACCCCGCAGGTCGGACACCTCTACGCCCGGCGCCGCAGCGGCAAGGCCGAAGTGATCCGCGTCACCGCGGTCGCGGACGGGTGGGCAGAGTTCCACTTTCTACACGGTCCGGCGCGGTCGATGCGCGCGGGCACCGGCCGGTGCAAGGAGCGGAACTTCGCCGCGGCCGGGTGGGCGCCGACGGACGCGTGCGCCGACTACTCTCACCTCGACGGCGCCACGCGGTTCGCCACGTTCCGCGTCCTCGATACGCAGGGCGAACCGATCCTGCGGTGCAGCGCGAAGCGCGCCGCGTTCTACTTGCGCAAGGGGTACGCCCGGGAGGTCGCCCCGAAGGTGTTGCGGTTCAACGACCCGCAAACGGAAGAGCGGCTCCGCTTGCTCTACCGGGGCGGGTTCACGGAGTTCTTCATGGAGGTGAAGAACGATCGGTGCGCCAGTTGTGGCGCAACGGCGGACCTGACGCGGCACCACGTGGTGCCGAAGCGGCACAAGAAGAACGTGCCGCAGCCGTGGCGGTCGTGCCTGTCGAACGTGCTGTTCGTGTGCGGCGCGTGCCACCGGCGGTACGAGGGGGCCCCGGAACCGGACGTGCCGGTCACCGCGGAGTGGCGGACGTACGTGCGGGCGTGGCGCGACCACTTCTTCGCCGTGCTGAACCCGCGGTTCGTTCCGAAGGGGTGGGACGTCGTTTCGGTGCAAAATTTCGACGCGGTCGACGCCCCGGACGGGTGA
- a CDS encoding sigma-54-dependent transcriptional regulator: MPTLLVVDDEPAIQHAFQRAFRGGELVLRSASSAAEAVDAVARERPDVVVLDVRLSDATGLETYHRLRAVDARVPVILVTGHGTTELAIEAMKAGAYEYLLKPLELNELRAVVDRAVQSSRLMRVPAAIPTDGPEGGTGDPLLGRCAAMQDVYKAVGRVAGQNVTVLVLGESGTGKELVARALYQHSRRADKPFLAVNCAAIPEALLESELFGHEKGAFTGADRKRIGKFEQCHGGTIFLDEVGEMTPLTQAKVLRLIQDQQFERVGGSETVQTDVRLIAATNADLEKMAEDGRFRLDLYFRLNVFTIKLPALRDRGDDVALLVEHFAKRFGRELGKPETEVSPEALAALRAYPWPGNVRELQSVLKQSILQTSGSVLLPDFLPPHVRKPAPVPAPSGEPTAAFDWDTFVSGRIAAGTEGLYAEGLERMEREVLIRVLKHTAGNQLQAARILGITRGSLRNKIRTLGISIARSVWADDDQGES; this comes from the coding sequence ATGCCGACTCTCCTGGTTGTGGACGACGAACCGGCCATTCAGCACGCGTTTCAGCGGGCGTTCCGCGGGGGCGAACTGGTGCTGCGGTCCGCGTCCAGCGCCGCGGAGGCCGTCGATGCGGTCGCGCGCGAGCGGCCGGACGTCGTGGTCCTCGACGTCCGCCTGTCCGACGCCACCGGGCTGGAGACGTACCACCGGCTCCGCGCGGTGGACGCCCGCGTGCCGGTAATTCTCGTGACCGGGCACGGCACCACCGAACTCGCCATCGAAGCGATGAAGGCCGGGGCTTACGAGTACCTGCTCAAGCCCCTGGAGCTAAACGAGTTGCGCGCCGTCGTGGACCGGGCGGTGCAGTCCAGCCGGCTGATGCGGGTGCCGGCCGCGATCCCGACCGACGGGCCGGAGGGCGGAACCGGCGACCCGCTGCTCGGGCGCTGCGCCGCGATGCAGGACGTGTACAAGGCCGTCGGCCGCGTGGCGGGGCAGAACGTCACCGTTCTGGTACTCGGCGAGTCCGGGACGGGAAAGGAGCTGGTCGCCCGCGCCCTCTACCAGCACTCGAGGCGGGCCGACAAGCCGTTCCTGGCCGTGAACTGCGCGGCCATCCCGGAGGCGCTACTGGAGAGCGAGCTGTTCGGCCACGAGAAGGGCGCGTTCACCGGCGCCGACCGCAAGCGCATCGGCAAGTTCGAGCAGTGCCACGGGGGCACCATCTTCCTCGACGAGGTCGGTGAGATGACGCCGCTCACCCAGGCGAAGGTGCTGCGGCTCATTCAGGACCAGCAGTTCGAGCGGGTCGGCGGGAGCGAGACGGTTCAGACGGACGTGCGGCTCATCGCCGCCACCAACGCCGACCTCGAGAAAATGGCCGAGGACGGGCGGTTCCGGCTGGACCTGTACTTCCGGCTGAACGTGTTCACCATCAAGTTGCCGGCGCTGCGCGACCGCGGCGACGACGTCGCGCTCCTGGTGGAGCACTTCGCCAAGCGGTTCGGGCGCGAACTCGGCAAGCCGGAAACCGAGGTGTCGCCGGAGGCGCTCGCGGCGCTGCGGGCGTACCCCTGGCCGGGGAACGTGCGCGAGTTGCAGAGCGTGTTGAAGCAGTCCATCCTCCAGACGAGCGGCTCGGTCCTCCTGCCGGACTTCCTTCCGCCGCACGTCCGCAAGCCGGCCCCCGTGCCGGCGCCGAGCGGCGAGCCGACCGCCGCGTTCGACTGGGACACGTTCGTGTCGGGGCGGATCGCGGCCGGGACCGAGGGCCTGTACGCCGAAGGGTTGGAGCGCATGGAACGAGAGGTGCTCATCCGCGTGCTCAAGCACACGGCCGGCAACCAGCTCCAGGCGGCCCGGATCCTCGGAATCACCCGGGGGAGCCTGCGGAACAAGATCCGGACCCTGGGCATCAGTATTGCGCGGTCGGTCTGGGCGGATGACGACCAGGGTGAGTCGTAA
- the infC gene encoding translation initiation factor IF-3: protein MNEAIRITPIRLIGAEGEPLGIVPTAQAMEMAREAGLDLVEVADKERPPVCKIMDYGKFKYAQSKKTHQKTHQQKLKEIRVRPKTGDHDIQTKINQARQFLEHNDKVQVNVLFRGREMQHIEEGQRVMNQVLEALVNDCKLEMPAKMEGKRMVALLAPKQSEKGGSNQSQSKPKPKPAPAPAAPGAPPGAAATAPAPKPPAPQPQPAAAQAPKPAAAPAPKPPAAAPKPPAG, encoded by the coding sequence ATGAACGAGGCGATCCGCATCACCCCGATCCGACTGATTGGCGCCGAGGGCGAACCACTCGGCATCGTCCCCACCGCGCAAGCCATGGAAATGGCCCGTGAGGCCGGTCTGGACCTCGTCGAGGTGGCCGATAAGGAGCGGCCGCCGGTGTGCAAGATCATGGACTACGGCAAGTTCAAATATGCCCAGTCCAAAAAGACGCACCAGAAGACGCACCAGCAGAAGCTCAAAGAGATCCGGGTCCGCCCCAAGACCGGCGACCACGACATCCAAACCAAGATCAACCAGGCCCGCCAGTTCCTCGAACACAACGACAAGGTCCAGGTCAACGTGCTGTTCCGCGGCCGCGAGATGCAGCACATCGAGGAAGGCCAGCGGGTGATGAACCAGGTGCTCGAAGCCCTGGTGAACGACTGCAAGCTCGAGATGCCGGCGAAGATGGAAGGCAAGCGGATGGTCGCGCTGCTCGCGCCCAAGCAGAGCGAAAAGGGCGGGTCGAACCAGTCCCAATCGAAGCCCAAGCCGAAGCCCGCACCCGCCCCCGCGGCACCCGGCGCACCACCCGGCGCCGCCGCTACTGCACCGGCGCCGAAGCCGCCCGCTCCGCAGCCCCAACCGGCTGCCGCACAGGCCCCGAAACCCGCCGCGGCACCGGCTCCGAAGCCGCCCGCTGCGGCTCCGAAACCGCCGGCAGGTTGA
- a CDS encoding DUF6655 family protein, protein MRVRLTARRASGLLLVALVGCGTTRMTDSPRAATEMLLTSQAVDYAVAQLDFSVLGEQTVFLDTTALDKDLVDKGYLVSTVRQQLLAHGALLQEDKWRAQFVVELRAGALGTDRQGVMVGTPAVSLPSVIPGLPTSIPEIALMKKNEQRGVAKIGVFAYNRVTGRAVWQSGLIDSSSQEKNTWVFGTGPFTRGTLRKRTELVGQPLPDITHPGELFDHKGEKELARVINAAGKEQFYPNHNVPAPPQPLPAALLGVTGGAILADQPLLR, encoded by the coding sequence ATGCGAGTACGGCTCACCGCCCGGCGGGCGTCTGGTCTGCTACTGGTCGCGCTCGTCGGGTGCGGAACCACCCGAATGACGGACAGCCCGCGCGCGGCGACAGAAATGTTGCTCACGTCCCAGGCCGTCGATTACGCGGTCGCCCAACTCGACTTTTCCGTGCTGGGCGAGCAAACGGTGTTCCTCGACACCACCGCGCTGGACAAGGACCTCGTGGACAAGGGGTACCTCGTTAGCACGGTGCGGCAGCAGTTGCTCGCACACGGGGCGCTGTTGCAGGAGGACAAGTGGCGGGCGCAGTTCGTCGTGGAACTGCGCGCCGGGGCCCTCGGCACCGACCGCCAGGGCGTGATGGTCGGCACGCCGGCCGTCTCGCTCCCCTCGGTCATTCCCGGCCTGCCCACCTCCATCCCCGAAATCGCCCTGATGAAGAAGAACGAGCAGCGCGGCGTCGCGAAGATCGGCGTGTTCGCGTACAACCGCGTCACCGGTCGGGCCGTGTGGCAGTCGGGCCTGATCGACTCGAGCAGTCAGGAAAAGAACACGTGGGTGTTCGGCACGGGGCCGTTCACGCGGGGCACGCTCCGGAAGCGGACCGAACTGGTGGGCCAGCCCCTGCCCGACATCACCCACCCGGGCGAGCTGTTCGACCACAAGGGCGAGAAGGAACTGGCGCGAGTGATTAACGCTGCGGGCAAAGAACAGTTCTACCCCAACCACAACGTGCCCGCGCCGCCGCAACCGCTGCCGGCCGCACTGCTGGGCGTCACGGGCGGGGCGATTCTGGCGGACCAGCCGCTCCTGCGCTAA
- a CDS encoding formylmethanofuran dehydrogenase subunit A, producing the protein MALVKLTGGTVYDPANGVHGAVGDLWLDGGTVAAPPADPTAVADRTFDLSGLVVMPGGVDMHAHIAGPKVNVARKLRPEDRRNSPPFRRTDLLRSGTLGSTPTTFATGYLYAGLGYTTVFDAAIPPLGARHTHEEFHDTPVIDKGFFVLVGNNHYLMDQLGRGEHERVRAFCGWLLNTTRGYALKVVNPGGVEVWKQGRNGMAGLDDVVPGFGVSPRQIVAAVARTADELRLPHAAHIHCNQLGMPGNWQTTLDTMRAVDGHRGHFTHIQFHSYGGGPDDQGTFCSRVPHLAEWVNDHANLTVDVGQVMFGDTTSMTGDGPLGHFLHKVTGRKWFNGDTECEGGCGIVPIEYKEKSFVHALQWAIGLEWYLLVKDPWRVAMSTDHPNGGSFLAYPEICALLMSRDYRREVLKRLPEKLRTVCTLPDLDREYTLSEIAIVTRAGPARMLGLPHKGHLGPGADADVTVYTPGSDLKAMFELPRYVFKAGELIVEHGEIRRVPFGRSLAVQPRFDEAAVPHIREWFEGAYTLAFDNYAVGPEYASHGETVVPCRE; encoded by the coding sequence ATGGCACTCGTGAAGCTCACCGGTGGTACCGTCTACGACCCCGCGAACGGCGTTCACGGTGCGGTCGGCGACCTGTGGCTCGACGGCGGGACGGTGGCCGCCCCGCCCGCCGACCCGACCGCTGTCGCGGACCGCACGTTCGACCTGTCCGGGCTCGTGGTGATGCCCGGCGGGGTGGACATGCACGCCCACATCGCCGGCCCGAAGGTGAACGTCGCCCGCAAGCTGCGCCCGGAGGACCGCCGAAACAGTCCGCCGTTCCGCCGCACGGACCTGCTCCGCTCCGGTACGCTCGGCAGCACGCCGACCACTTTCGCCACCGGTTACCTGTACGCCGGCCTCGGCTACACGACCGTCTTCGACGCCGCGATCCCGCCGCTCGGCGCGCGGCACACGCACGAGGAGTTCCACGACACGCCGGTGATCGACAAGGGCTTTTTCGTCCTCGTCGGCAACAACCACTACCTGATGGACCAGCTCGGCCGGGGCGAGCACGAACGCGTGCGGGCGTTCTGCGGCTGGCTGCTGAACACCACCCGCGGGTACGCCCTCAAAGTGGTGAACCCCGGCGGCGTGGAGGTGTGGAAGCAGGGCCGCAACGGCATGGCCGGGCTGGACGACGTCGTGCCCGGTTTCGGCGTGTCGCCGCGGCAGATCGTCGCGGCGGTCGCCCGCACCGCCGACGAGTTGCGGCTGCCGCACGCGGCGCACATCCATTGCAATCAGCTCGGCATGCCCGGCAACTGGCAAACGACGCTCGACACCATGCGGGCCGTGGACGGCCACCGCGGGCACTTCACGCACATCCAGTTTCACAGTTACGGCGGGGGACCGGACGACCAGGGCACGTTCTGCTCCCGGGTGCCGCACCTCGCCGAATGGGTGAACGACCACGCGAACCTGACGGTCGATGTCGGGCAGGTGATGTTCGGCGACACCACCTCCATGACCGGCGACGGTCCGCTCGGCCATTTCCTCCACAAGGTGACCGGCCGGAAGTGGTTCAACGGCGACACCGAGTGCGAGGGCGGCTGCGGCATCGTCCCGATCGAGTACAAGGAGAAGAGCTTCGTTCACGCGCTGCAATGGGCCATCGGGCTCGAATGGTACCTGCTCGTGAAAGACCCGTGGCGGGTGGCGATGAGTACCGACCACCCGAACGGCGGGTCGTTCCTGGCGTACCCCGAAATCTGCGCGCTGCTGATGAGCCGCGACTACCGCCGCGAGGTGCTGAAGCGGCTCCCGGAGAAGTTGCGCACCGTCTGCACGCTCCCCGATCTCGACCGCGAGTACACGCTCTCCGAAATCGCCATCGTGACGCGGGCCGGGCCGGCGCGGATGCTGGGCCTCCCGCACAAGGGGCACCTCGGACCCGGTGCGGACGCGGACGTGACCGTGTACACTCCGGGGAGCGATCTCAAGGCGATGTTCGAACTGCCGCGGTACGTCTTCAAGGCCGGCGAGCTGATCGTGGAACACGGCGAAATTCGCCGCGTGCCGTTCGGGCGGTCGCTCGCGGTGCAACCGCGCTTCGACGAAGCGGCGGTTCCCCACATCCGCGAATGGTTCGAGGGCGCGTACACGCTCGCGTTCGACAACTACGCCGTCGGGCCCGAGTACGCGTCGCACGGTGAGACTGTCGTCCCGTGCCGGGAGTGA